From Pandoraea vervacti, the proteins below share one genomic window:
- a CDS encoding ABC transporter ATP-binding protein, producing the protein MTLRDIGLSYGDRAILRGVDLAVAPGELVSVLGPSGSGKSTLLRIAAGLLAPTHGTVSVAGASLTGPRPDVALAFQDPCLLPWLSVERNVAFGLTFARQPALSRDTRRARIDAALNEVGLAHAHHLHPRQLSGGMAQRVALARCLARQPQALLLDEPFGALDEVTRADMQRLLVTVVRDTGAATVLVTHDIDEALLVSDRIVLLGNQGRTLAQWHIEVPSPREAQVQALGALRIDILQALQLAMSRDATLTHTTR; encoded by the coding sequence CTGACCCTGCGCGACATCGGCCTGTCTTACGGCGATCGCGCAATCCTGCGAGGCGTCGACCTCGCGGTCGCACCGGGAGAACTCGTCTCCGTGCTCGGGCCGAGCGGGTCGGGAAAATCCACCTTGCTCCGCATTGCTGCCGGCTTGCTTGCCCCGACGCACGGCACGGTCTCCGTGGCCGGCGCATCGCTCACTGGCCCCCGGCCCGATGTCGCGCTGGCATTTCAGGACCCGTGCCTTCTGCCGTGGCTTTCCGTGGAGCGCAATGTGGCGTTTGGCCTCACCTTCGCGCGTCAACCGGCGCTGTCTCGGGACACCCGACGCGCGCGTATCGATGCCGCGCTCAACGAGGTCGGACTCGCCCACGCCCATCATTTGCATCCGCGCCAGTTGTCGGGCGGTATGGCGCAGCGCGTGGCGCTGGCCCGCTGCCTTGCGCGGCAACCGCAGGCGCTGCTTCTCGATGAACCGTTCGGCGCCCTCGATGAAGTCACGCGTGCCGACATGCAGCGTCTGCTCGTGACGGTCGTGCGCGATACCGGCGCGGCCACCGTGCTCGTGACACACGATATCGACGAGGCGCTGCTCGTCTCCGACCGCATCGTGCTGCTCGGCAATCAGGGGCGCACATTGGCGCAGTGGCACATCGAGGTACCTTCGCCGCGCGAGGCGCAGGTGCAGGCGCTGGGCGCGTTGCGCATC
- a CDS encoding acyl-CoA dehydrogenase family protein, with translation MSANASLRGLAARAPALAAWLDTHAETLDTDATLSGDVVPQLAEAGLLRVGVPVELGGTGGSIVDAIDSVADVAEHSFAAAFVLWGQRTFIEYLLQSPNRRLREQRLPALLGGELAGATGLSNAMKYLSAIEPLQIRATDVVTDDGTRGWRVNGGLPWITNLRKQGFVAAAAVDHEAGGPPSIFAIAHHAPGVTRSDDLDLIGLRGTNTAALQMADTLLTDDDRVTDDAPTWLVRVRPAFLGLQCGMSLGLARRSLAGTRDGGPGARAAVADEVAALSEQLDTLTTRLKAGVSQGEFVDAPASLFKLRIALAELVHDAASLEVQTGGGRGYLRGLSGIARRQREAAFVPIVTPSLVQLKNQLAAQRAQQLRTETAQ, from the coding sequence ATGAGCGCCAACGCCAGCCTTCGCGGACTGGCCGCACGCGCCCCTGCGCTCGCGGCCTGGCTGGACACCCACGCCGAGACGCTCGACACCGATGCCACGCTCAGTGGGGATGTGGTCCCGCAGTTGGCCGAGGCGGGACTGTTGCGTGTCGGCGTACCGGTCGAGCTGGGCGGTACGGGCGGCTCGATTGTCGATGCGATCGACAGCGTTGCCGACGTTGCGGAACATTCGTTCGCGGCGGCGTTCGTGCTGTGGGGGCAGCGCACATTCATCGAATATTTGCTGCAAAGCCCGAATCGCCGTCTGCGTGAGCAGCGACTGCCCGCCCTGCTGGGCGGCGAACTCGCCGGCGCCACGGGCTTGTCGAATGCCATGAAATATCTCTCGGCAATCGAACCGCTGCAAATTCGCGCGACAGACGTCGTCACCGACGACGGCACGCGTGGCTGGCGAGTCAACGGGGGGCTGCCGTGGATCACGAACCTTCGCAAACAAGGTTTCGTGGCGGCAGCAGCGGTGGATCATGAGGCCGGTGGCCCGCCCTCGATCTTCGCGATCGCCCATCACGCGCCGGGCGTGACGCGCAGCGACGATCTGGATCTGATCGGCCTGCGCGGCACGAATACCGCGGCATTGCAGATGGCCGATACACTGCTGACCGATGACGATCGCGTGACCGACGACGCGCCGACATGGCTCGTGCGCGTGCGTCCCGCGTTTCTCGGACTGCAGTGCGGCATGTCGCTGGGGCTTGCCCGGCGCAGCCTGGCGGGTACGCGTGACGGCGGTCCGGGCGCCCGAGCAGCCGTGGCCGACGAGGTTGCCGCGCTATCCGAGCAACTTGATACGCTCACGACGCGCCTCAAAGCCGGGGTATCGCAGGGCGAATTCGTCGACGCGCCGGCCAGTCTTTTCAAACTGCGTATTGCGTTGGCGGAACTGGTTCACGATGCCGCCTCACTCGAAGTGCAGACTGGCGGTGGACGCGGCTATCTGCGCGGACTCTCGGGCATCGCGCGCCGGCAACGCGAAGCGGCCTTCGTGCCCATCGTCACGCCCAGTCTGGTGCAATTGAAGAATCAGCTCGCGGCGCAGCGCGCGCAACAACTCAGGACCGAAACGGCGCAATGA
- a CDS encoding carboxymuconolactone decarboxylase family protein, protein MSRLPLHTLETAPEASRPFLEKSLAANGFLPNLVASLANAPTALETYLSVGAINARASLTLAEREVVQITAAGIHGCGFCVAGHTAVALKKAQLSEALVNEIRDQDTLSDAKLDAVAVFTRAVIASRGAVSDAELAAFKSAGFDDAAALEVVLGVSLATLCNFANNLSQNELNPQLAAYRWEPKVKAA, encoded by the coding sequence ATGAGCCGACTGCCACTGCATACCCTTGAGACCGCCCCCGAAGCGAGCCGTCCGTTCCTGGAGAAGTCGCTTGCGGCGAACGGGTTCCTGCCGAACCTCGTCGCGTCGCTGGCCAATGCCCCCACGGCGCTCGAAACCTATCTGAGCGTCGGCGCCATCAACGCGCGGGCGAGTCTGACGCTTGCCGAGCGCGAAGTGGTACAGATCACCGCTGCCGGCATCCACGGTTGTGGCTTTTGCGTGGCCGGACACACGGCTGTGGCGCTGAAGAAAGCGCAACTGTCGGAAGCGCTCGTCAATGAAATTCGCGACCAGGACACGCTCTCCGACGCCAAACTGGATGCGGTCGCCGTTTTCACCCGCGCAGTCATTGCCTCGCGCGGCGCGGTGTCGGATGCCGAGCTCGCCGCTTTCAAATCGGCGGGTTTCGACGACGCGGCCGCGCTGGAGGTCGTCCTTGGCGTATCGCTCGCCACGCTGTGCAATTTTGCGAATAATCTCTCGCAAAACGAACTGAACCCGCAACTGGCGGCATACCGCTGGGAACCGAAGGTAAAAGCGGCATGA
- a CDS encoding AraC family transcriptional regulator, producing MSLADPGHPGHPERVADWLLAGLELKSTLFHVGEYCGVYQASTAGHQRASFHVVLDGRCYLHIGPHAGQPPRTLALHAGDAVFMLSDVPHALTPSSTPPADLRTRAGTMTPLPPAPHTASDAPPFVALACGFFEFRTDLDALVLGMLPNPIVARHASGRLEGMTQIFTLIQAEARRPGDAPSPLLARLTDLLFYYALREAVHTEDVAPGMWRLMRRDAFGRLAAAIIESPGARWTTDRMADFVHMSRARFCKQFAEIGGQPPAQFVTLVRMKTAAALLRAGVSLPEAAEQVGYQSESAFSQAFKRVTGMQPGAWRRQAADAASPPTAITPAASYPLH from the coding sequence ATGTCCCTGGCCGATCCGGGGCATCCGGGGCATCCCGAGCGCGTGGCCGACTGGCTGCTGGCCGGCCTCGAGCTGAAAAGCACGTTATTCCATGTGGGCGAGTACTGCGGCGTGTATCAGGCATCTACCGCGGGTCACCAGCGTGCGAGCTTCCACGTGGTGCTCGATGGTCGCTGCTACCTGCATATCGGCCCGCACGCAGGTCAACCGCCGCGCACCTTGGCCCTGCATGCCGGAGATGCCGTGTTCATGCTCTCCGACGTGCCGCATGCCCTGACCCCGTCGTCAACGCCTCCCGCCGATCTGCGCACACGCGCTGGCACGATGACGCCGCTGCCGCCTGCACCGCACACGGCATCCGACGCACCGCCTTTTGTCGCCCTGGCCTGCGGCTTTTTCGAGTTCCGCACCGATCTGGACGCGCTGGTGCTCGGCATGCTGCCAAATCCGATCGTCGCACGCCACGCCAGCGGCCGCCTGGAAGGCATGACGCAGATCTTCACCCTGATTCAGGCCGAAGCGCGCAGACCGGGTGACGCCCCGTCGCCGCTGCTCGCGCGCCTTACCGATCTGCTTTTCTACTATGCATTGCGCGAAGCGGTGCACACCGAAGATGTGGCGCCGGGCATGTGGCGACTCATGCGGCGCGACGCGTTCGGGCGGCTCGCTGCCGCGATCATCGAATCCCCCGGGGCACGCTGGACGACCGATCGCATGGCGGATTTCGTTCACATGTCGCGCGCGCGCTTCTGCAAGCAATTCGCGGAAATCGGCGGACAGCCCCCGGCGCAGTTCGTGACACTGGTCCGCATGAAGACGGCGGCCGCCCTGCTTCGCGCGGGCGTGTCGTTGCCGGAAGCCGCCGAGCAGGTCGGCTACCAGTCCGAGTCGGCCTTTTCGCAAGCGTTCAAGCGGGTGACAGGCATGCAACCGGGGGCGTGGCGCCGTCAGGCGGCCGATGCCGCGTCGCCGCCCACGGCCATCACACCCGCCGCCAGCTACCCGCTCCACTGA
- a CDS encoding LysR family transcriptional regulator, producing MPAFTRGELADLNVFVTICRRQSFREAATELGVTTSALSHAMRNLEARLGVKLLNRTSRSVSPTAAGSALAKELEAGLEQIATAIGALDRYRASPAGRLRLNVPRDAARLLLDPILPRFVASYPDIELDVTVDDRMLDIVAEGFDAGMRYGDTVPGDMIATPLTPALKWIVVASPAYLARHGRPKAPQDLMSHNCIRMRLGDNTLYKWELGNGTSSVELDVPGALSINESDGVIAAAVGGLGLGYVLERNVSAQLANGTLEAVLTDWAVDGPPLSMYYPSRRQTLPGLRHLIDMIRSEHMGRAA from the coding sequence ATGCCTGCCTTCACTCGCGGCGAGCTTGCCGATTTGAACGTTTTTGTCACCATCTGCCGCCGGCAGAGTTTTCGCGAGGCCGCCACGGAATTGGGCGTGACGACCTCCGCCCTGAGTCACGCGATGCGAAATCTCGAAGCGCGTCTGGGCGTGAAGTTACTAAACCGGACGAGTCGCTCCGTGTCGCCGACGGCGGCGGGATCGGCATTGGCGAAGGAACTGGAAGCAGGTCTCGAGCAGATCGCGACGGCGATCGGCGCGCTGGACCGCTACCGGGCCTCGCCGGCCGGACGCTTGCGCCTGAATGTCCCACGCGATGCGGCGCGGTTGTTGCTGGATCCGATTTTGCCGCGCTTCGTGGCGTCGTATCCCGATATCGAGCTCGATGTGACGGTCGACGACCGGATGCTGGACATCGTCGCCGAAGGCTTCGATGCAGGCATGCGCTACGGCGATACGGTACCTGGCGACATGATTGCGACGCCGCTGACGCCGGCCCTCAAGTGGATCGTCGTGGCCTCGCCGGCGTACCTTGCGCGCCACGGTCGACCGAAGGCGCCGCAGGATTTGATGTCGCATAATTGCATCCGGATGCGCCTGGGCGACAACACGTTGTACAAGTGGGAGCTCGGCAACGGCACGTCGTCGGTCGAGCTGGATGTGCCCGGTGCGTTGAGCATCAACGAAAGCGATGGCGTGATTGCCGCGGCGGTGGGCGGGTTGGGCCTGGGATACGTGCTGGAGCGCAACGTCTCGGCGCAGTTGGCCAACGGCACCTTGGAGGCGGTGCTCACGGACTGGGCCGTCGATGGGCCGCCGTTGTCGATGTATTACCCGAGCCGCCGTCAGACGTTGCCGGGATTGCGCCATTTGATCGACATGATTCGATCGGAGCATATGGGCCGTGCGGCGTGA